From Ipomoea triloba cultivar NCNSP0323 chromosome 5, ASM357664v1, the proteins below share one genomic window:
- the LOC116020402 gene encoding probable LRR receptor-like serine/threonine-protein kinase At3g47570 yields the protein MMNITTDESSLLALKSSININSHPIIMTNWSNASSVCEWKGVTCGTRKQRVIALDISQMGLSGTIPPQIGNLSFLVSLNASGNSFSGSLPDDLTHLRRLRVFDVSSNNLVGEVPSRIGFLSNLRILILHHNLFTGSVPLSFLNLSKLETVDLSFNQFSGSITSTIFNVSTLESLRIIDNHFSGTIPLDLCLQLINLRRLEVTSNALSGEVPKSLSICSKVRYLGLNYNHFVGTIPPELGNLTSLEALRLGGNNLVGRIPKEIGCLHDLKLLEIENNQLTGLLPPHMFNMSSLQVLNLNTNKISGTIPQKMSNLEKLDYLFLQFNSLGGSIPWGIFNISSLLGLDLGFNHLSGSLSPKMGYKLQHIIEISLNVNNLSGAIPSYISNCSKLEVLFLDSNSFSGPVPNSLGELKFLERLTIFRNSLTSKISSTGLNFMTSLTNCRYLRKIDISNNPLNIVLPNSFGNLSNSLEIFVAFRCNIKGKISNEVGNLSSLMGLDLSHNELTGVVPRGIRGLNQLQRLNLGYNKLTGSLPNSICNLKYLDSLTLSKNHIWGSIPECMENATSLRDIYLDSNRLRFSIPSSIWNLKDLLNLDLSSNFLNGSLHPEIGNLKVSIYINLSSNHFSGYIPTTIGAGLQSLIKFSLANNLLQGSIPDSFGSLICLEYLDLSNNNLTGGIPRSLEKLQYLRGFNVSFNRLSGEIPSKGQFVNFTYQSFMSNEDLCGSPRLKVPPCNVHSNFHPLIRRALQIVLISVAMFIVGISVIIFLLWKCKSKNSIANGVNFLQEIVPLRISYYELQRATQGFSSNNLLGAGSFGSVYKGTFGNGLLFAVKVFNLQVEDAFKSFATECEVLRNLRHRNLTKVISACSNTDFKALILQYMPNGSLDNWLYSDQQSLHIMQRLNIMIDVACALEYLHHGYSSPIAHCDLKPTNVLIDEDMVGHVSDFGIAKLLGDDESVAYTITMATIGYIAPEYGSNGMISTKCDIYSYGIMLMEVFTKRKPNDEMFTGDLSLRSWVSNSLSHTLDEIVDPTLMRPEESEFGQKLQCISSILELALSCTTESPEERMDVQTVGGGE from the exons ATGATGAACATTACTACCGATGAATCCTCTCTTCTTGCATTGAAATCAAGCATTAACATCAACTCTCATCCCATCATAATGACCAACTGGTCTAATGCTTCCTCAGTGTGTGAGTGGAAGGGAGTTACATGTGGCACTCGTAAACAACGAGTGATTGCTTTAGACATCTCCCAAATGGGACTTTCTGGAACCATTCCTCCACAAATTGGGAACCTCTCTTTTCTTGTTTCCCTCAATGCAAGTGGCAATAGTTTCAGTGGGAGTCTACCTGATGACTTAACTCATTTGCGTCGGTTGAGAGTCTTTGATGTTAGTAGCAACAATCTCGTTGGAGAAGTCCCTTCACGGATTGGGTTCCTATCTAATCTTCGAATATTGATTCTTCACCACAATCTCTTTACAGGATCTGTTCCTCTTTCCTTTCTAAACTTGTCAAAGTTAGAAACGGTGGACTTGAGTTTTAATCAATTCAGTGGCTCTATCACATCTACAATCTTCAATGTTTCCACCTTAGAAAGTTTAAGAATCATAGACAATCATTTCTCCGGTACCATTCCCCTAGATTTGTGTCTTCAACTTATAAATCTTAGAAGGCTTGAAGTAACAAGTAATGCTTTAAGTGGGGAAGTGCCAAAGAGTTTATCCATATGCTCCAAAGTAAGAtatttgggattgaattacAACCATTTTGTGGGAACAATACCACCCGAGCTTGGAAACTTAACCAGCCTTGAAGCCCTTCGTCTTGGGGGTAACAACCTTGTTG GAAGAATTCCTAAAGAAATTGGTTGTCTACATGACTTGAAGCTATTAGAAATTGAAAACAATCAGTTAACGGGCTTACTACCACCGCACATGTTTAACATGTCTTCACTTCAAGTGTTGAACTTGAACACCAACAAGATATCAG GTACAATACCTCAAAAGATGAGCAATCTTGAAAAGTTGGATTACCTTTTTTTACAATTCAACTCTCTTGGTGGTTCCATACCGTGGGGTATATTCAATATCTCTAGTCTATTAGGACTAGATCTTGGGTTCAATCATCTTTCAGGTAGCCTTTCCCCTAAAATGGGCTATAAGCTTCAACATATCATAGAAATTAGCCTCAATGTTAATAACCTTAGTGGAGCTATTCCAAGCTATATATCCAATTGTTCTAAACTAGAAGTCTTATTCCTTGATAGTAATAGTTTTAGTGGCCCAGTTCCTAACTCTTTGggagaattaaaatttttggaaaGATTGACCATATTCAGAAATAGTTTGACAAGCAAAATCTCTTCTACCGGGCTCAATTTTATGACTTCATTGACAAATTGTAGATACTTGAGAAAAATAGATATATCTAATAATCCTTTGAATATTGTCCTACCAAATTCCTTTGGTAATCTCTCCAACTCTCTTGAGATCTTTGTTGCATTTCGTTGTAATATAAAGGGCAAAATTTCAAACGAAGTTGGTAATTTAAGTAGTCTCATGGGACTAGACTTATCCCATAATGAATTGACCGGAGTTGTTCCTAGAGGTATAAGAGGTCTAAACCAACTTCAAAGGTTGAACCTTGGATACAATAAACTAACTGGGAGTTTGCCGAATAGCATTTGTAATTTGAAATACTTGGACAGTTTGACTTTaagtaaaaatcatatttgGGGTTCTATTCCTGAGTGTATGGAGAATGCTACTTCTTTAAGAGATATCTATCTAGACTCTAACAGATTGAGGTTTAGCATACCATCAAGCATCTGGAATCTTAAAGACCTCTTGAACCTAGACTTGTCTTCAAATTTCTTGAATGGCTCTTTACATCCAGAGATTGGAAACTTGAAAGTTTCAATATACATCAATCTATCAAGTAATCATTTTTCTGGTTATATTCCAACTACCATTGGAGCTGGTTTGCAAAGTTTGATAAAGTTTTCCTTAGCTAATAATCTTCTACAAGGATCTATCCCTGATTCTTTTGGAAGCCTGATTTGTTTGGAATACttggatttgtcaaataacaATCTCACAGGAGGGATTCCTAGGTCCTTAGAGAAGCTCCAATATCTCAGAGGTTTCAATGTATCTTTCAATAGGTTAAGTGGAGAAATTCCCAGCAAAGGCCAATTTGTAAATTTCACTTATCAGTCTTTTATGTCCAATGAAGATTTGTGTGGTTCTCCAAGGCTAAAAGTACCACCTTGCAATGTTCATTCTAATTTTCATCCATTAATAAGGAGAGCACTTCAGATTGTATTGATCTCTGTGGCTATGTTCATAGTGGGAATCTCAGTGATTATCTTTTTATTGTGGAAATGCAAAAGTAAAAATTCCATAGCCAATGGGGTTAACTTTTTACAAGAAATAGTGCCATTGAGAATTTCATACTACGAACTTCAAAGAGCAACTCAAGGGTTTAGTAGTAATAACTTGCTAGGGGCCGGAAGCTTCGGTTCTGTTTACAAGGGCACATTTGGAAATGGGTTACTCTTTGCTGTCAAGGTCTTTAATTTGCAAGTTGAAGATGCATTTAAGAGTTTTGCTACTGAATGTGAAGTTTTGCGCAATCTCCGTCATAGAAATCTCACGAAGGTGATAAGTGCTTGCTCTAACACGGATTTTAAAGCACTCATACTTCAGTACATGCCGAACGGTAGTCTAGACAATTGGTTGTACTCTGACCAGCAATCTTTGCACATCATGCAAAGACTAAACATCATGATTGATGTGGCATGTGCATTAGAGTATTTGCACCATGGTTACTCAAGTCCAATTGCTCATTGTGATTTAAAGCCAACTAATGTTTTAATTGATGAAGATATGGTGGGACATGTAAGTGACTTTGGCATTGCGAAGTTACTTGGAGACGATGAATCGGTTGCTTATACCATAACCATGGCCACAATTGGATACATTGCCCCAG AGTACGGATCAAATGGGATGATCTCCACGAAATGTGATATTTATAGTTATGGCATAATGTTGATGGAAGTGTTTACCAAGAGGAAGCCAAATGATGAAATGTTCACAGGAGACCTTAGTCTAAGGAGTTGGGTTTCTAATTCACTTTCTCATACTCTTGACGAAATTGTGGACCCAACTTTAATGAGGCCCGAAGAATCGGAATTTGGACAAAAATTGCAATGCATATCATCTATTTTAGAGTTGGCTTTGAGTTGCACAACCGAGTCTCCTGAGGAGAGGATGGATGTTCAAACT GTTGGAGGAGGTGAATGA